In Cryptosporangium phraense, the genomic stretch GACAGCATCGCCGCGTTCTGGACCTGGTGGGCCCGCACCCGCGATCAGGTGGGCGCCGGCCTCGACCGGGACGACCTCGGCAAGCTGCACCGCGACCTCACCGGACGTGTGCGCGCCATCCACCCCGAGCTCGCCTGGGAGCTGACGTCCGGCCGGTCGGCCAAGCACGCGCTGGTGGTCAGCCCGGAGGGGTCGCCCGCGCTGCGTCCGGTGACCGAGCGGTGGCTGCGCGCCGGCCCCGGGCCGGACGCCGACTGGGAGTACTACGCCTCCCGTCAGCCCGACCCGACCGCCTACACCGGCTCGGTGCAGCTCGGCGGCCGTCCCTTTCAGCCGGGCTCGGCCCGGTTCGGGTACGAGATCGACCTCGACCGCGCCCGGGTGCACGTCGCGGTCTGGCACCCCGACTTTCCCCGCTTGGACGAGGCGGTCCGGCTGCAGGCGTCGTTCCTGCTGCTCGACTGGGCCCTGGGCGAGGACGACGTCGAGCGCTGGCTGGGCGAGGTCAAGGTCACCGGAGAAGACCAGCCGAACGACGTCGAGGAGCTGCGGGCCGCGGTCGCCGAGCTGGCCACGCATTACAAGTTCGGCGAATGGGTGACGGTCGACGGGTTCGACGACCGGGACCGGCCGGTCACCGTGCGGGTCCGGGTGCCGTTCGCCCGCCTCGACTACCCGCTCTACGACCTGCATGGCCGGGTCCGGATGCCGTTCGAACCCGGTTCGGCCGAGGAAGCGGCGCTGGACGGCGTCCAGAACGGGTTGCTGGGGCGGCTCGGGGACTCCGCGGTGCTGGTCGCCGTCGTCACGATGGCCGGCGTCCGCACGTTGCACCTGTACGCGGACAGCAACGGCGTGGTGCCGGACCAGGTCGCGACCTGGGCCGGTCAGCAGACCATCCAGGTGACCCAGGAGTGGCGTCCGGACCCCGGCTGGGAAGCCGTGCGCGGTTTGTATTGATGTCGGGAAATTGACGGCCTGTTCTTCACAGATGTCTCTTAAGGAATCAGCGCTGTTACGGCAGGGTAGGGGACCTCAACTTCTCTGTACGGCACTGAAAGGACCCGCATGACATACAACCCGCCCCCGCCGGGTGCGGCCGGCCCGCCCCCGCCACTCCCCGGGCAGGCCCCCCGCGGACCTCGACCGGCGACCGTCACGATGGCCGCCTACGTCCTGGTCGGCGAGGCGGTGTTACTGCTGCTCGGGGCGGTGGTCTCGCTGCTCGCGCAGGACACCATCAAAGAGGCGACCGACAAGTACCTGGACGACCAGAACCTGACCAGCTCGAGCACCAACGGCACCGCGAGCCAGGTCTTCGGGATCGTGTTCGGGCTGATCTTCGCGGCCGCGTTCATCGGTCTGGCGCTCGGCGTGCTGCGCGGGGCCAACGTCGCCCGGATCATCGCCTGGGTCGTGTCCGGCCTCGCGCTGTGCTGCGTCGGCGTGTCGACCGCGTTCTCGCTCGCGGTCATCTCGAAGTACCTGCCCGGCGGGTACCTCGCGTACAGCTACCTCGTGACGTTCCTCGAACTGGCGGGCTTCGTCGCGATCATCGTTCTGCTGGCGCTCCCGGCGTCGAACGCGTACTTCCGTAAGCCGGCCGCCGGCTACTGAGGTTCGTCCGCGGGGTCGGCAGGAAGTTCCTGCCGGCCCCGTTCCCATGAGGGGGGTCATGACTACTGCACTGGTCACCGGGGCCACCGCCGGGCTGGGCGCGGCCTTCGCCCGCGCGCTCGCCGCCGAGCGGCGCGATCTCGTGCTCGTGGCTCGCGACGCCGAGCGGCTGTCCGCCACCGCGTCCGACCTGCGCGACCGCTTCTCGGTCGACGTCGAGGTCCTGCCGGCCGATCTGGCTTCGGTCGACGGGTGTGAGCTCGTCGAAAAGCGTTTGGCGGACGCCTCGCGGCCGGTCGAGCTGCTGGTGAACAACGCGGGCATCGGCCTGCGCGACGCGTTCCTGGAGAACCCGATCGAGGACGAGGAGCGGATGCTCGCGCTCAACGTCCGGGCAGTCATGCGGCTCACGCACGCGGCGGTGCCGGGCATGGTGACGCGGGGGCACGGCGACGTGCTGAACGTCGCCTCGGTGGCCGGGTTCGGCGTGACCGCGCCGGGCTCGACGTACTCGGCCACCAAGGCCTGGGTGATCACGTTCAGCGAGTCCGTGCACTTGACGCTGCGGCAGCACGGTGTGCGGGTGAGCGCGGTGTGCCCGGGGTTCGTGCGGACGGAGTTCCACTCGCGGGCGGCGATCCCGACCGAGAACATCCCCGACGTGCTGTGGCTGGACGCCGACGACGTCGTGCGAGATGCGCTCGCCGATCTGCGCCGGGGACGACCGACCAGCGTGTCGAGCGTCCGCTACAAGGTCTTGGGCGGGATCGTGCGCTACGCGCCTCGGCCCGTCTTCCTCAGGCTGA encodes the following:
- a CDS encoding DUF695 domain-containing protein is translated as MALFERRSRDPRDSIAAFWTWWARTRDQVGAGLDRDDLGKLHRDLTGRVRAIHPELAWELTSGRSAKHALVVSPEGSPALRPVTERWLRAGPGPDADWEYYASRQPDPTAYTGSVQLGGRPFQPGSARFGYEIDLDRARVHVAVWHPDFPRLDEAVRLQASFLLLDWALGEDDVERWLGEVKVTGEDQPNDVEELRAAVAELATHYKFGEWVTVDGFDDRDRPVTVRVRVPFARLDYPLYDLHGRVRMPFEPGSAEEAALDGVQNGLLGRLGDSAVLVAVVTMAGVRTLHLYADSNGVVPDQVATWAGQQTIQVTQEWRPDPGWEAVRGLY
- a CDS encoding SDR family NAD(P)-dependent oxidoreductase, whose amino-acid sequence is MTTALVTGATAGLGAAFARALAAERRDLVLVARDAERLSATASDLRDRFSVDVEVLPADLASVDGCELVEKRLADASRPVELLVNNAGIGLRDAFLENPIEDEERMLALNVRAVMRLTHAAVPGMVTRGHGDVLNVASVAGFGVTAPGSTYSATKAWVITFSESVHLTLRQHGVRVSAVCPGFVRTEFHSRAAIPTENIPDVLWLDADDVVRDALADLRRGRPTSVSSVRYKVLGGIVRYAPRPVFLRLIGRAARTVGR